In Melospiza melodia melodia isolate bMelMel2 chromosome 20, bMelMel2.pri, whole genome shotgun sequence, a single genomic region encodes these proteins:
- the PHETA1 gene encoding sesquipedalian-1 gives MKLNERSLAFYATCDSPADNCGFLYKRGERHTAYHRRWFVLKGNMLFYFEERDSREPVGVIVLEGCNVELCDSAENFAFAIRFGGSKSRTYVLAAESQEAMESWVKSLSRASFDYMRLVVRELEKQLQEMSRGLPGGCSQDAPDPWKPKPSGLEQCRERLPALPAIPPKENGCAVWNNALEAEERPPDASGHDEEGAPRPPPLPPRRRVSNGGGTASAVAQSPSTFCRLHEQYSREVARLRQDWQQKRRGSQP, from the coding sequence ATGAAGCTGAACGAGCGCAGCTTGGCCTTCTACGCCACCTGCGACTCCCCGGCCGACAACTGCGGCTTCCTCTACAAGCGCGGCGAGCGGCACACGGCCTATCACCGCCGCTGGTTCGTGCTCAAGGGAAACATGCTCTTCTACTTCGAGGAGCGCGACAGCCGGGAGCCCGTGGGCGTCATCGTGCTGGAGGGCTGCAATGTGGAGCTCTGCGATTCGGCCGAGAACTTCGCCTTCGCCATCCGCTTCGGCGGCAGCAAGTCCCGCACCTACGTGCTGGCGGCGGAGAGCCAGGAGGCCATGGAGTCGTGGGTGAAGTCGCTGTCCCGAGCCAGCTTTGACTACATGCGGCTGGTGGTGCGGGAGCTGGAgaagcagctgcaggagatgaGCCGGGGGCTGCCCGGGGGATGCTCCCAGGACGCTCCCGACCCTTGGAAGCCGAAGCCGTCGGGGCTGGAGCAGTGCCGGGAGCGGCTGCCGGCTCTGCCCGCTATCCCGCCCAAGGAGAACGGCTGTGCGGTGTGGAACAACGCGCTGGAGGCCGAGGAGCGCCCGCCCGACGCCTCTGGGCACGATGAGGAGGgggcgccgcggccgccgccgctgccgccccgccGGAGGGTGTCGAACGGCGGCGGGACAGCGAGCGCCGTGGCACAGAGCCCGTCCACGTTCTGCCGCCTCCACGAGCAGTACAGCCGGGAGGTGGCCCGGCTGCGGCAGGACTGGCAGCAGAAGCGGCGTGGCTCCCAGCCCTGA